The Saccharopolyspora gregorii genomic interval GCGGCGCCGCCGGTGCGGCAGCTGCCCGAGCTGGCGGGACTGCTGCGCGCCGGCGGGTGGACCGTGTGCCCGGTGCTGTCCGAGGCCGCCGCGGAGTGGCTCGACCCGGCGGAGCTGGAATCCGCGACGGGCCTGCCGCCGCGGATCCACCCGCGCTGGCCGGGTGAACCGGATCCGTTCCCCGCCGCGGACGCGGTGCTGGTGGCGCCGCTGACCTTCAACACGCTGAACCTGTGGGGCGCGGGCGCGAACGGGACGGCGCTGCTGGGCGTGCTGAACGAACTGCTCTGCGCGGAGGTGCCGATCGTGGCGGCCACCTGCGTGAAGTCGGTGCTGCGGCGGCATCTCGCCTACGCCGCCCACCACGCGCTGCTGGCGGGCAGCGGTGTCCGGTTCCTCCCGCCGGAGGAGGTGCTGCACCGCGATCCCGATGGCATCGCCACCTTCGACCTGACCGCCCTCCGCGCCGCCCTGCCGAGCTGATCTGCCGGTCGATGGCCCATTCGACCACGAAGAACGGGCGGGTGGGCCATTCACCTGGGGCCGGGGTCAGTCGCGGCGGGCGACGAGGACGACACCGGGGCCGGTGTGCTCGTCGGCGGGCAGGCGGAGTTCGGCGGTGGGGTGCAGGCCCGCCTGCTCGACGAGCGCGGTGAGCTGCTCGGGCCGCCACTGGTACGTGGTCCAGCGGACCGGGACGCCGTAGTAGGCCTTGGTGCGCTGCACGTCGTCGTCGCCGACGTGCGTCGCGATGATCAGCTGACCGCCCGGGACGAGCGCGCTCGCGAACGACGACAGCACGCCCGGCAGCACCTCGCGCGGCAGGTTGAACAGCGACCACCAGCCGAGCAGCCCGCCGAAGGACGAGTCCGCCAGGTCGAGCTCGGTGGCGGAGCCGACGCGGAACGAGCACCCCGGATGCAGCCGCCGCGCGTGCTCGACCATCCGGGGCGACAGGTCCACGCCCGACACGTCGAGCCCGCGTTCGGCCAGGTAGCCGGTGACCGTGCCCGGCCCGCAACCGATGTCGAGCACCGGGCCGAGCCCGGCGACCTGATCGGCGAACACGTCCATCGCGGCGCGCAGCCACGGGTGGGCGCGGACGTCGCCGATGCCCGTCGTGGTCACCATGTCCACGTAGTTGTCGGCCACGCGGTCGTAGGACTCCCGGACGACGTCGAGATCAGGAACCGGAACACCCATCCCGGCACCCTATGCCGCGGTGACGGCCCGGCGGGGCGGAACCCGCGGGCCGCCCGCCGAGTCCCCGGCGGGCGGCCCGATCCGTCAGTCCCAGGTGAGGGAGGAGCCGGACTGGTATTCGGTGACGCGGGTCTCGAAGAAGTTCTTCTCCTTCTTCAGGTCCATCGCCTCCGACATCCACGGGAACGGGTTCTCGACCTCGGCGAACACCGGGGTGAGGCCCAGCTGCGCGCAGCGGCGGTTGGTGATGAAGTGCATGTACTGCTCGCACAGCTCGGCGTTGATGCCGAGGATGCCGCGGGGCATGGTGTCCCGGCCGTAGGCGACCTCCAGGCGGCACGCGTCGGCGAGCATGCCGCGCACCTCCTCCTGGAACTCGGCGCTCCACAGGTGCGGGTTCTCCAGCTTGATCTGGTTGATGCAGTCGATGCCGAAGTTCAGGTGGATCGACTCGTCGCGCAGGATGTACTGGTACTGCTCGGCGATGCCGACCATCTTGTTCCGCCTG includes:
- a CDS encoding flavoprotein — its product is MSGRVLYLVGTAAPPVRQLPELAGLLRAGGWTVCPVLSEAAAEWLDPAELESATGLPPRIHPRWPGEPDPFPAADAVLVAPLTFNTLNLWGAGANGTALLGVLNELLCAEVPIVAATCVKSVLRRHLAYAAHHALLAGSGVRFLPPEEVLHRDPDGIATFDLTALRAALPS
- a CDS encoding class I SAM-dependent DNA methyltransferase, coding for MGVPVPDLDVVRESYDRVADNYVDMVTTTGIGDVRAHPWLRAAMDVFADQVAGLGPVLDIGCGPGTVTGYLAERGLDVSGVDLSPRMVEHARRLHPGCSFRVGSATELDLADSSFGGLLGWWSLFNLPREVLPGVLSSFASALVPGGQLIIATHVGDDDVQRTKAYYGVPVRWTTYQWRPEQLTALVEQAGLHPTAELRLPADEHTGPGVVLVARRD